A single Phragmites australis chromosome 4, lpPhrAust1.1, whole genome shotgun sequence DNA region contains:
- the LOC133916028 gene encoding KH domain-containing protein At4g18375-like has protein sequence MSVVTSRSNCSGSLGFLPSPIPRRRWSSSRRQPRSLAPRVRRARGAKIMTGHRNSYGKRHSDYAENGGGKRRNPADDTYAPGPDDTAYRYLCASRKIGSIIGRGGEIAKQLRAETQAKIRIGESVPGCDERVITIFSSSRETNTIDDAEDKVCPAQDALFRVHERLATDEGPGNEDNEEMLPQVTVRLLVPSDQIGCIIGKGGNIIQGIRGDTGAQIRVLSNDHIPACAISGDELLQISGDAVVVRKALRQVSSRLHDNPSRSQHLLASSLTQPYPGSSHLGSSSTAPVVGIAPVVPPYGGYKGDVAGDWPSIYQSRRDESSAKEFSLRLLCAAANVGGVIGKGGGIIKQIRQESGAFIKVDSSNSGAEDDCIITVSAKEFFEDPVSPTIDAAVRLQPRCSEKSDAESGEQSYTSRLLVSTSRIGCLIGKGGSIITEIRRSSRSNIRILSKENVPKVAAEDEEMVQISGDLDVARHALVQIATRLKANFFEREGALSAFPPVIPYHPLPAGVSDEPKYLSRDTKPAGHGYLYSSGYRALDDMIPANSYANYSSSQAPGGGYGAYSGYSSRSGASGLSGHSSLSYGKRHGY, from the exons ATGTCCGTGGTCACATCGCGTAGTAACTGTTCTGGCTCCCTCGGCTTCCTTCCCTCCCCGATCCCTCGCCGCCGCTGGTCTTCCTCGCGACGCCAACCCAGGTCCCTCGCGCCTAGGGTTCGCCGAGCCCGTGGCGCCAAG ATAATGACGGGCCACCGAAACAGTTATGGAAAGCGACACTCTGATTATGCAGAAAATGGAGGCGGTAAGAGAAGAAATCCTGCTGACGATACCTATGCTCCTGGTCCAGATGATACTGCGTATCGCTACCTCTGCGCCTCTAGAAAAATTGGGAGTATAATTGGCAGGGGTGGAGAGATTGCAAAGCAGTTGAGGGCCGAGACTCAAGCTAAGATTAGGATTGGTGAGAGTGTTCCTGGCTGTGATGAGCGGGTTATCACAATATTTAGCTCAAGTAGGGAAACTAATACCATTGACGATGCTGAAGATAAGGTTTGCCCTGCTCAGGATGCTCTCTTTAGAGTTCATGAGAGGCTTGCCACTGACGAGGGTCCTGGGAACGAAGACAATGAAGAAATGTTACCTCAAGTTACTGTTCGCTTGCTTGTGCCATCAGATCAAATTGGATGCATTATCGGAAAAGGTGGGAATATCATCCAAGGAATCCGTGGTGACACTGGTGCACAAATACGTGTGCTTAGTAATGATCATATCCCTGCATGCGCCATTAGTGGCGACGAACTGCTTCAG ATATCTGGGGATGCGGTAGTTGTCAGAAAGGCTCTTCGTCAAGTGTCATCTCGCCTCCATGATAACCCATCTAGGTCACAGCATCTTCTTGCATCCAGCTTGACCCAACCTTATCCAGGGAGCTCCCACCTTGGTAGTTCCTCTACTGCACCGGTTGTAGGGATTGCTCCTGTAGTTCCTCCTTATGGTGGATACAAAGGTGATGTGGCAGGAGATTGGCCTTCTATATACCAATCACGCAGGGATGAGAGCTCTGCAAAGGAATTTAGTTTGCGTTTACTTTGTGCTGCTGCAAATGTGGGAGGTGTAATTGGGAAGGGCGGTGGAATTATCAAACAGATTAGGCAGGAATCTGGAGCTTTTATTAAAGTGGATAGCTCCAATTCAGGTGCTGAAGATGACTGCATAATTACAGTTTCTGCCAAAGAG TTCTTTGAAGATCCTGTTTCTCCAACAATTGATGCTGCAGTTCGTTTGCAGCCTAGATGCAGTGAGAAAAGTGATGCAGAATCAGGGGAGCAATCGTACACATCACGCTTGTTGGTGTCAACATCACGTATTGGGTGCCTGATTGGCAAAGGTGGTTCAATCATTACTGAGATACGAAGATCATCAAGATCAAACATACGCATCCTTTCTAAGGAAAATGTTCCAAAAGTGGCAGCAGAAGATGAGGAGATGGTTCAG ATCAGTGGAGACCTTGATGTTGCAAGGCATGCCCTTGTGCAAATAGCTACAAGGCTGAAAGCCAATTTCTTTGAAAGAGAGGGCGCTTTATCAGCATTTCCACCTGTGATCCCTTACCATCCTTTGCCTGCTGGTGTTTCGGATGAACCAAAGTATCTAAGCAGGGACACTAAGCCTGCTGGACATGGTTATTTGTATTCAAGTGGATATCGTGCATTGGATGATATGATTCCTGCCAACAGTTATGCTAACTATAGCAGCTCCCAG GCCCCTGGAGGAGGATATGGGGCTTACAGTGGGTACAGTAGTCGCTCTGGCGCCAGTGG GTTATCTGGTCATAGTTCTCTTTCATATGGAAAGCGTCATGGTTATTAG
- the LOC133916027 gene encoding polypyrimidine tract-binding protein homolog 1-like isoform X5, whose translation MSSSGGGGGQQFRYAQAPSKVLHLRNLPWECAEEELVELCKPFGCIVSTKCGVGANRNQAFVEFTDINQAISMVSYFASSSEPAQIRGKSVYIQYSNRQEIVNNRSPGETAGNVLLVTIEGVQASDVTIDVIHMQAHVNTEKLSFQHLQLERYHVFSTFGYVHKIATFEKAAGFQALIQYTDEVTASAAREALDGRSIPSYLLPEHVTSCCLRISFSAHKDLNIKFQSNRSRDYNNPYLPINYSAMDGSTLQPAIGADGRKVEAEGNVLLASIENMQYVVTVDVLHTVFSSFGTVQKIAIFEKNGATQALIQYPDVTTAAVAKEALEGHCIYDGGYCTE comes from the exons ATGTCGTCGTCGGGCGGTGGCGGAGGGCAGCAGTTCCGGTATGCGCAGGCACCGTCGAAGGTGCTGCACCTGCGGAACCTGCCGTGGGAGTgcgcggaggaggagctcgtcgaGCTCTGCAAGCCCTTCGGCTGCATCGTCAGCACTAAGTGCGGCGTCGGCGCCAACCGCAACCAGGCCTTCGTCGAGTTC ACCGACATTAATCAAGCAATCTCAATGGTTTCTTACTTCGCTTCATCTTCGGAACCAGCACAAATCCGAGGCAAAAGTGTTTACATTCAGTATTCAAATAGGCAAGAAATAGTTAACAACAGGAGCCCCGGAGAGACTGCTGGGAATGTGTTGCTTGTTACCATAGAGGGTGTCCAAGCTAGTGATGTCACCATAGATGTGATCCATATG CAGGCCCATGTTAACACGGAGAAATTGTCGTTTCAGCACCTGCAATTGGAGAGATACCAT GTTTTCTCCACTTTTGGATATGTTCACAAAATAGCCACTTTTGAAAAGGCTGCAGGTTTTCAA GCATTGATCCAgtacactgatgaagtcactgCTTCAGCTGCAAGAGAAGCCTTAGACGGAAGGAGCATCCCAAG ttaCTTGCTTCCGGAGCATGTTACATCATGTTGCTTGCGAATTTCTTTCTCTGCACATAAAGATTTGaacatcaaatttcagtcaaaccGCAGCAG AGATTACAACAATCCTTATCTTCCAATTAATTATTCTGCCATGGATGGTAGTACATTACAG CCTGCTATTGGTGCTGACGGAAGGAAAGTGGAGGCTGAAGGCAATGTTCTTCTTGCATCGATTGAGAATATGCAATATGTTGTTACAGTGGATGTTCTTCATACT GTGTTCTCATCATTTGGTACGGTCCAGAAAATTGCTATTTTTGAGAAGAACGGGGCAACACAAGCATTGATTCAGTACCCTG ATGTAACTACAGCTGCAGTTGCGAAGGAAGCATTGGAAGGGCATTGCATCTACGATGGTGGCTACT GCACAGAGTGA